A genome region from Ligilactobacillus cholophilus includes the following:
- the serS gene encoding serine--tRNA ligase, with the protein MLDIRDIRKNTDEYKKRLGTRGIKPEQIDALLEKDKERRDLLVEAENLKKQRNDVSSAIAKAKRNKEDTTAQIEKMREVGTKIKALDEDLERIQEEEKDMASRLPNLPNPTIPVGKDEDANVELRKVGTIREFDFTPKNHWEIGSDLGILDFERAAKVSGARFVYYIGAGAKLERAVYNFMLDQHATEGYTEVIPPYIVNAASMYGTGQFPKFKEDVYQVNGEDMTLIPTAEVPLTNYYRDEVIPTEKLPVYFTALSPSFRSEAGSAGRDTRGLIRMHQFNKVEMVKYVKPETSYDELEKMTNNAGNIMEKLGLPYHVITLSTGDMGFSAAMTHDLEVWMPAQNKYREISSCSNCEAFQARRAHIQYRDENGKLQFVHTLNGSGLAVGRTVAAILENYQNEDGSVTIPEALRPYMNGMEKITK; encoded by the coding sequence ATGTTAGATATTCGTGATATAAGAAAAAATACAGATGAATATAAAAAACGTTTAGGAACACGTGGCATTAAGCCAGAACAAATTGATGCTTTACTTGAAAAAGATAAAGAACGTCGTGATTTGCTAGTTGAAGCAGAAAATTTAAAAAAACAACGTAATGATGTGTCAAGTGCAATTGCTAAAGCAAAAAGAAATAAGGAAGATACAACTGCACAAATTGAAAAAATGCGTGAAGTTGGAACAAAAATTAAAGCATTAGATGAAGATTTAGAAAGAATTCAAGAAGAAGAAAAGGATATGGCTTCTCGATTGCCTAACTTGCCAAATCCAACAATTCCAGTAGGAAAAGATGAAGATGCAAATGTTGAGTTGCGTAAAGTTGGTACTATTCGTGAATTTGATTTTACTCCAAAAAATCATTGGGAAATTGGCTCTGATTTAGGAATTTTGGATTTCGAACGTGCTGCAAAAGTTTCAGGTGCTCGTTTTGTTTATTACATTGGTGCAGGTGCAAAATTAGAACGTGCAGTTTATAACTTTATGTTAGATCAACATGCAACAGAAGGTTATACAGAAGTTATTCCACCTTATATTGTTAATGCTGCTTCTATGTATGGGACTGGACAATTTCCTAAGTTTAAGGAAGATGTTTATCAAGTTAACGGAGAAGATATGACTTTAATTCCAACTGCTGAAGTTCCGTTAACTAATTATTATCGTGATGAAGTTATTCCAACTGAAAAATTACCAGTATATTTTACAGCATTATCACCATCATTTCGTTCAGAAGCAGGAAGTGCAGGACGAGATACTCGTGGATTAATTAGAATGCATCAATTTAATAAAGTTGAAATGGTGAAATATGTAAAACCAGAAACATCATATGATGAATTAGAAAAGATGACTAATAATGCAGGAAATATAATGGAAAAACTAGGATTACCATATCATGTTATAACGCTTTCTACTGGGGATATGGGATTTAGTGCTGCAATGACACATGATTTAGAAGTTTGGATGCCAGCACAAAACAAATATCGTGAAATTTCAAGTTGTTCAAATTGCGAAGCTTTCCAAGCACGTCGTGCACATATTCAATATCGTGATGAAAATGGCAAATTACAATTTGTACATACATTAAATGGATCTGGTTTAGCTGTTGGTCGAACAGTTGCTGCTATTTTGGAAAATTATCAAAATGAAGATGGTAGTGTAACAATTCCAGAAGCATTACGTCCATATATGAATGGAATGGAAAAAATTACAAAATAA
- a CDS encoding amino acid permease: protein MAEKNQMKRSLKTRHLSMIALGGSIGTGLFVASGSAISKAGPGGAILAYIGIGAMVYFLMTSLGEMATYMPVTGSFATYAKRFVDPALGFAMGWNYWFNWAITVAVDVSTCALVLKFWFPHVPNWVFSLFALGLVFLINAISVRSFGETEYWLSLIKIITVIIFLAVGILTIFGILGGKAVYLENFTYKKAPFVGGIPAVLSVFVVAGFSFQGTELVGVTAGESENPAESVPKAIKQVFWRILLFYILSIFVIAAIIPYTSKYLLGSSASDIAISPFTLVFKRAGLAAAASIMNAVILTSVLSSANSGMYASTRMLYSMAKEGDAPKIFGKVNRRGVPFVALVGTTIVGLLTFLTSIFGNQLYQWLVAASGLTGFIAWIGIAISHYRFRKAYVAQNKDLNDLVYKAKLFPFGPILALVLCILVVIGQDLQAVASFDWKAMLVTYMSVPLFLILFCYYKIKHHTHIIPLDEVDLSTPDLTDKFDEEDEELIEDH from the coding sequence ATGGCAGAAAAGAATCAAATGAAGCGATCTTTAAAGACAAGGCATTTGTCGATGATTGCTTTAGGTGGAAGTATTGGAACAGGGTTATTTGTAGCAAGTGGTTCAGCAATTTCTAAAGCCGGTCCTGGTGGTGCAATTTTAGCATATATAGGAATCGGTGCTATGGTTTACTTCTTAATGACATCACTTGGAGAGATGGCAACCTATATGCCAGTAACTGGCTCATTTGCGACATATGCTAAAAGATTCGTTGATCCAGCCTTAGGATTTGCCATGGGATGGAATTATTGGTTTAACTGGGCAATAACGGTTGCAGTTGATGTTTCAACATGTGCATTAGTATTGAAGTTTTGGTTCCCACATGTTCCTAATTGGGTTTTTAGTTTATTTGCATTAGGGTTAGTGTTCTTGATTAATGCTATCTCAGTTCGTTCTTTTGGAGAAACTGAATACTGGCTATCTTTAATTAAAATTATTACAGTTATTATTTTCCTAGCAGTAGGAATTTTAACAATTTTTGGTATTTTAGGTGGAAAAGCAGTTTATTTAGAAAACTTTACATATAAGAAAGCACCATTTGTTGGAGGAATTCCAGCAGTATTAAGTGTTTTTGTAGTTGCTGGTTTCTCATTCCAAGGAACTGAACTTGTTGGGGTGACTGCTGGTGAATCAGAAAATCCAGCAGAAAGTGTTCCAAAGGCAATTAAGCAAGTATTTTGGAGAATTTTATTATTCTACATTTTGTCAATTTTTGTAATTGCTGCAATTATTCCTTATACAAGTAAATATTTACTTGGATCAAGTGCATCTGATATTGCAATTAGTCCATTTACTTTAGTATTTAAGCGTGCTGGATTAGCAGCTGCTGCAAGTATTATGAATGCAGTTATTTTAACTTCAGTTTTATCATCTGCAAATTCAGGAATGTATGCTTCAACTCGAATGCTTTATTCAATGGCTAAAGAAGGAGATGCACCAAAGATCTTTGGTAAGGTAAATCGTCGAGGAGTTCCATTCGTTGCATTAGTTGGTACAACAATAGTTGGTTTATTAACATTTTTAACAAGTATTTTTGGAAATCAATTATATCAATGGTTAGTTGCTGCTAGTGGATTAACTGGATTTATTGCATGGATTGGAATTGCAATTTCTCATTATCGTTTTAGAAAAGCATATGTAGCTCAAAATAAGGATTTAAATGATTTAGTTTATAAGGCTAAACTATTCCCATTTGGTCCAATTTTGGCATTAGTATTATGTATATTAGTAGTAATTGGACAAGATTTACAAGCAGTTGCCAGTTTTGATTGGAAAGCAATGTTAGTAACATACATGTCAGTTCCATTGTTCTTAATACTATTTTGTTATTATAAGATTAAGCATCATACACATATAATTCCATTGGATGAAGTGGATTTATCAACACCTGATCTAACAGATAAATTTGATGAGGAAGATGAAGAATTAATTGAAGATCATTAG
- a CDS encoding DUF805 domain-containing protein — protein MREMTYYCEKCGHKMDSNEEYCSFCGAKQMRFAKEYETKKCKKCDKDIYVNANFCPYCGTDQAILDLHKDLAENDEETDHDNQKNLTKEQRIQQSLLNADLTDKDSLEKFVKEMNDAGIKVRVLKPEEKNENVQPGLFVSTKLILKDMFKINKRMGINDYWWGVGGLFLLMTLLSTLIAYFATSVLHVTTIVGLLKSCSIVIVPLSIIFQIILFTATFRRLHDAKLPNWLMIFWVLGTVGQLALMFLCLMGPRLDDNPYTFNVKDYYNHKNKM, from the coding sequence ATGAGAGAAATGACTTATTATTGCGAAAAATGTGGTCATAAAATGGATTCTAATGAGGAATACTGCTCATTTTGTGGTGCAAAACAAATGCGTTTTGCTAAAGAATATGAAACGAAGAAGTGTAAAAAATGTGATAAAGATATTTATGTAAATGCTAACTTTTGTCCATATTGTGGGACAGATCAGGCTATTTTAGATTTACATAAAGATTTAGCAGAAAATGATGAAGAAACAGATCATGATAATCAAAAGAATCTAACAAAAGAGCAACGAATTCAACAAAGTTTATTAAATGCCGATTTAACAGATAAAGATTCATTAGAAAAATTTGTAAAAGAAATGAACGATGCTGGCATTAAAGTGCGTGTACTTAAACCTGAAGAAAAAAATGAAAATGTGCAACCAGGATTATTTGTATCAACAAAGTTGATTTTAAAGGATATGTTTAAAATTAATAAACGAATGGGAATAAATGATTATTGGTGGGGAGTAGGCGGATTATTCCTATTGATGACCTTATTAAGTACATTAATTGCCTATTTTGCAACATCAGTATTACATGTAACAACAATTGTTGGACTATTGAAATCATGCTCAATAGTCATTGTTCCACTTTCAATTATTTTTCAAATTATACTTTTTACTGCTACATTTAGGAGATTGCATGACGCTAAATTACCAAATTGGCTAATGATTTTTTGGGTACTTGGTACTGTTGGACAGTTAGCTTTAATGTTTCTTTGTTTAATGGGGCCACGTTTAGATGATAATCCATATACTTTTAATGTAAAAGATTATTACAATCATAAAAATAAAATGTAA
- a CDS encoding LysR family transcriptional regulator, translating into MNFKQLKYFVTVAEEQQVTAAAKKLNIAQPPLSYQLKQLEKELDVQLIKRTAHGIQLTSAGVMFEKYAKQIIDLAEITQYKVKNIQNGTFGTLRLGMTPTSTATIPNEKNELLTKYYPDVKFKIKEGSTYELLDLLRKNLIDVAVVRTPFNEEGLGIRFFKAEPMVAVIPQKFQTKCLCEKCSIDIEELGNLPLIVYNRFKITIKDSFENRGLQSFIAVECDDSSNTLKVILV; encoded by the coding sequence ATGAATTTTAAACAATTAAAATATTTTGTAACGGTGGCAGAAGAACAACAAGTTACAGCGGCTGCTAAAAAATTAAATATTGCGCAACCGCCTTTAAGTTATCAGCTTAAGCAACTAGAAAAAGAATTAGACGTCCAATTAATTAAAAGAACTGCACATGGTATTCAGTTAACATCTGCAGGTGTTATGTTTGAAAAATATGCAAAACAAATTATTGATTTGGCAGAAATTACACAATATAAAGTAAAAAATATTCAAAATGGTACATTTGGTACTTTACGTCTTGGGATGACTCCTACAAGTACAGCAACGATTCCGAATGAAAAAAATGAATTATTAACGAAATATTATCCAGACGTTAAGTTTAAAATTAAAGAAGGGAGCACATATGAGTTATTAGATTTATTACGTAAAAATTTAATAGATGTTGCTGTTGTTAGAACTCCATTTAATGAAGAAGGTTTAGGGATTCGTTTCTTTAAGGCTGAACCAATGGTTGCTGTAATTCCGCAAAAATTCCAAACAAAATGTTTATGTGAAAAATGTTCAATAGATATTGAAGAACTAGGAAATTTACCATTGATTGTTTATAACAGATTTAAAATTACAATTAAAGATTCATTTGAAAATCGAGGACTACAATCTTTTATTGCGGTTGAATGTGATGATAGTAGCAATACGCTGAAAGTAATTTTGGTGTAG
- a CDS encoding sulfite exporter TauE/SafE family protein, whose protein sequence is MQSALLMLLIGLFAGTMGAILGIGGGMIITPIITLGLGLDIKYAIGASIIAVIATSSGSTIAFLKDDVLNLRVAMFLEIATSVGAIVGALLTGVFNPAILYFLFGCLLLFSSWNMYRKLRQGNEVLHRATPDKLAEKLKLNSSYYDKNLHKQIDYDVENVPAGLTIMFGAGLASGLLGIGSGAFKVMALDNAMKMPLKPSSATSNLMMGVTAAASATIYFFNGSIRPEIAVPLSLGIIVGAALGSRIMQHLPSRWIRIIFIPILIYLGLQMALKAFGVTI, encoded by the coding sequence ATGCAAAGTGCATTACTAATGCTTCTAATCGGCCTTTTTGCTGGCACAATGGGAGCGATTTTAGGTATTGGAGGCGGAATGATCATCACTCCAATCATTACCCTGGGTCTTGGATTAGATATTAAATATGCAATTGGTGCTAGTATCATTGCAGTTATTGCAACTAGTTCTGGTTCAACAATCGCATTTTTGAAAGATGATGTATTAAATCTACGAGTTGCAATGTTTTTAGAAATTGCAACCAGTGTGGGGGCAATTGTCGGTGCGTTGTTAACCGGAGTTTTTAATCCCGCAATTTTATATTTCTTATTCGGATGTCTACTACTATTTTCAAGTTGGAATATGTATCGCAAACTTCGCCAAGGTAATGAAGTTTTGCATCGAGCTACTCCAGATAAATTAGCTGAAAAATTAAAATTAAACAGTTCATATTATGATAAAAATTTACATAAACAAATTGACTATGATGTCGAAAATGTTCCTGCTGGCTTAACAATTATGTTTGGAGCAGGCCTAGCTTCAGGACTATTAGGAATTGGATCAGGTGCATTTAAAGTCATGGCATTAGATAATGCAATGAAAATGCCTCTTAAGCCATCTAGCGCAACAAGTAATTTAATGATGGGAGTTACCGCTGCTGCTAGTGCAACAATTTATTTCTTTAATGGTTCTATTCGTCCTGAAATCGCAGTTCCACTTTCCCTCGGAATAATTGTTGGTGCTGCATTAGGAAGTCGAATTATGCAGCACTTACCATCAAGATGGATTCGTATTATTTTTATTCCTATTCTAATATATCTAGGTTTACAAATGGCATTAAAAGCATTTGGGGTGACAATTTAA
- a CDS encoding DUF1634 domain-containing protein, with protein MKNTKNTDEEMDRMEIAIGRIMRIGVAIAAMIMLLGYLMLFIKHSTGYPANTFPTTLVSIISGVIQLKPYALMMAGIFLLILTPALRVAASIYAFFKAHDTLYTIITVIVLAILIISFFLGHADY; from the coding sequence ATGAAAAATACAAAAAATACTGACGAAGAAATGGATCGTATGGAAATCGCGATTGGAAGAATTATGCGAATTGGGGTTGCAATTGCTGCAATGATTATGTTGCTTGGATATTTAATGTTATTTATTAAACATTCTACTGGATATCCCGCAAATACATTTCCAACTACTTTAGTTTCAATTATATCTGGAGTCATTCAGCTTAAACCCTATGCATTAATGATGGCTGGAATTTTCTTACTAATTCTTACACCTGCATTACGGGTTGCCGCTTCTATCTATGCTTTTTTTAAAGCACATGATACTTTATATACTATAATTACCGTAATTGTATTAGCTATTTTGATTATTAGTTTCTTTTTAGGTCATGCAGATTACTAA
- a CDS encoding LCP family glycopolymer transferase yields the protein MQRSQHEDFEEIQEDEEQEDTSYNNQTNYKKIIFFWSLLIIIIGLIVSGNYFYDHFITARKVANTVYAPSTNDKSRNVEQLLKDGKPVSILLMGTDTGALGRSFKGRTDTMIVAVLNPSKKTMTLVSLPRDALVAVNGYEQYYPSKLNSAYAYGGSTAAIKTVEKYLNVPIDFYATINMGGLEGLINAVGGLNIKPLLSFSYGGYTFTKDKEVHMNGNEALQYCRMRDDDPLGDYGRQNRQRQIIMALAFKGVKLSSLLNDKFLNSLSKQLKTDLSFNDLIALGKNYRIATHHVKSTHLQGTTQKIGSADFEVVSVDEKQKITNTLRKALELSSAQTGNTLTDDMEINTETK from the coding sequence ATGCAAAGATCTCAGCATGAAGATTTTGAGGAAATCCAAGAAGATGAAGAACAAGAAGATACCTCTTATAATAATCAGACTAATTATAAAAAAATAATTTTTTTCTGGTCACTTTTAATTATTATTATTGGTTTAATTGTGAGTGGAAATTATTTTTATGATCATTTTATTACTGCACGAAAAGTTGCTAATACAGTCTATGCTCCTAGTACTAATGATAAGTCTCGTAATGTTGAACAATTACTAAAAGATGGAAAACCTGTTTCAATTTTACTAATGGGAACTGATACCGGTGCATTAGGCCGTTCATTTAAAGGTAGAACAGATACAATGATTGTTGCAGTGCTAAACCCATCTAAAAAAACAATGACACTAGTTAGTTTACCAAGGGATGCATTAGTTGCTGTAAACGGCTATGAACAATATTATCCAAGTAAATTAAATTCTGCTTATGCTTATGGTGGCTCAACTGCAGCAATCAAAACAGTAGAAAAGTATTTAAATGTTCCGATTGATTTTTATGCAACTATTAACATGGGAGGACTTGAAGGTCTAATCAATGCAGTTGGTGGATTAAATATAAAACCATTACTTAGTTTTTCTTATGGTGGATACACATTTACTAAAGATAAAGAAGTTCATATGAATGGTAATGAGGCATTACAATATTGCCGTATGCGTGATGATGACCCATTAGGAGATTATGGACGTCAAAATCGCCAACGACAAATCATAATGGCATTAGCATTTAAAGGCGTCAAATTATCGAGTCTATTGAATGATAAGTTTTTAAATTCTTTATCAAAACAATTAAAAACCGATTTATCATTTAACGATTTAATTGCTCTCGGTAAAAATTATCGTATTGCAACTCATCACGTCAAATCTACACATTTACAAGGAACTACTCAAAAAATCGGTAGTGCCGATTTTGAAGTTGTCAGTGTGGATGAAAAGCAAAAGATAACTAATACTTTACGCAAAGCTTTAGAATTATCTTCTGCTCAAACTGGAAACACTCTTACTGATGACATGGAAATTAATACTGAAACTAAATAA
- a CDS encoding DUF975 family protein — MNSRRVLKDHAKKLISENLGKIFLIEFVTAAILIGMFVVSGGLFCVDVALGVIFVLVTLICSILLGLGLSFLFYDLVKNNKFPEKLWKKLFICFTPRYCWSVIRLFIAYCFFSSLWGIVFIIPTYIKIFEYSQAFWILKDHLDNGEKVTARECLKESSRMMQGHKEDLFILSFSFIGWQLLALLILLVLMIITGPLSIIGIMVYYILWLTPYCSLSILGFYLNVKSAYGEKTTLIFNPNGSCSPIIEKSNKNLTRANWVAFGCELLLIAVFLPLSYFYPSINQSIENEIFVMKIKSSKSDEVKNCDIKFNKIKDGKGKAKVILDDYSANESKSNESQYDKLINELQKPKIKCNVTFDSIYLGSEKSHDVITLYDLKISDKGQKIVGNVQLNEKKVGTVVLEKE, encoded by the coding sequence ATGAACTCAAGACGGGTATTAAAAGATCATGCAAAAAAGTTAATTAGTGAAAATTTAGGGAAAATATTTTTAATTGAATTTGTAACGGCGGCCATTTTAATTGGCATGTTTGTAGTTTCTGGTGGTTTGTTTTGTGTTGACGTAGCACTAGGAGTAATTTTTGTTTTAGTAACATTAATTTGTAGTATCTTACTAGGCTTGGGATTATCTTTCTTGTTTTATGATTTAGTTAAAAATAATAAATTCCCAGAGAAATTGTGGAAGAAATTATTTATTTGTTTTACTCCACGTTACTGTTGGTCAGTAATTAGATTATTTATTGCTTACTGTTTTTTCAGCTCTTTATGGGGAATAGTATTTATAATTCCAACATACATTAAAATATTTGAATATTCGCAAGCTTTTTGGATTTTGAAAGATCATTTGGATAATGGAGAAAAAGTAACAGCACGTGAATGTTTGAAGGAAAGTTCACGGATGATGCAAGGACATAAAGAGGATTTATTTATTTTATCCTTTAGTTTTATTGGTTGGCAATTATTGGCTTTATTAATTTTATTAGTATTAATGATAATTACTGGTCCTTTAAGTATCATTGGTATAATGGTTTATTATATTTTATGGCTTACACCATACTGTTCTCTTTCAATTTTAGGATTCTATTTAAATGTAAAATCTGCTTATGGTGAAAAAACAACATTGATATTTAATCCTAATGGCTCATGTTCTCCTATAATTGAAAAATCAAATAAAAATTTAACTAGAGCAAATTGGGTTGCTTTTGGATGTGAATTGTTGTTGATTGCTGTATTTTTGCCATTATCATATTTTTATCCAAGTATAAATCAAAGTATTGAAAATGAAATATTTGTAATGAAAATTAAAAGTTCAAAGTCAGATGAAGTTAAAAATTGCGATATAAAATTTAATAAAATTAAAGATGGCAAAGGTAAAGCAAAAGTAATACTAGATGATTATTCAGCTAATGAATCTAAATCAAATGAATCACAATATGATAAGTTAATAAATGAATTGCAAAAGCCAAAAATTAAATGTAATGTTACATTTGATTCGATTTATTTAGGTAGTGAAAAATCACATGATGTGATAACGTTATATGATTTGAAAATTTCAGATAAAGGGCAAAAAATTGTTGGAAATGTCCAATTGAATGAGAAGAAAGTTGGAACAGTAGTTCTAGAAAAAGAATAA
- a CDS encoding DUF805 domain-containing protein, which translates to MHRIDEAGKITAKHALCDFWVGFFDYMGKTTRRGYGWAVLWCTGIYFVSSYISSLFFNYTSFYKVGVCIVVITFLIFLIGILALSFRRLRDIGINGRATLCLIAINLLLSVFLPIFDLILIIALNLSIILVPSGKWKTTSQNGFMKFIFVTEKGENE; encoded by the coding sequence TTGCATCGTATTGATGAAGCAGGGAAAATAACTGCTAAACACGCTTTATGTGATTTTTGGGTAGGATTTTTTGATTATATGGGAAAAACAACTCGACGTGGATATGGATGGGCTGTTCTATGGTGTACTGGTATTTATTTTGTTTCTTCATACATAAGTTCATTATTTTTTAATTACACCTCATTTTATAAAGTTGGAGTATGTATTGTTGTTATTACATTTTTAATTTTTTTGATCGGAATTCTTGCATTGAGTTTCCGTCGTTTGAGAGACATTGGTATTAATGGACGAGCAACACTTTGTTTAATAGCTATTAACTTATTGCTTAGTGTATTTTTACCTATATTCGATTTGATTTTGATAATTGCATTAAATTTAAGCATTATTTTGGTTCCAAGTGGAAAATGGAAAACAACCAGTCAAAATGGCTTTATGAAATTTATTTTTGTAACCGAAAAAGGAGAGAATGAATAA
- a CDS encoding threonine/serine exporter family protein, which translates to MNLLVNFAFSFLATMGFGFLINIPRNALLASGAVGSIGWMTYILIYHLHLGTMLANLSGALIVGLGAAIMARVKKMPMILFNVPGMVPLVPGSQSYKAIYNFAFGRNSIALHYLVQVGMIAGAIAMGFFLAELLTRIFFKTIKLK; encoded by the coding sequence ATGAATTTATTAGTTAACTTTGCATTTAGCTTTTTAGCAACAATGGGATTTGGTTTTCTAATTAATATTCCTCGAAATGCCCTTCTAGCAAGTGGTGCAGTTGGAAGTATTGGATGGATGACATATATATTGATATATCATCTTCATTTAGGAACGATGTTAGCTAATTTAAGTGGAGCATTAATTGTTGGTTTAGGTGCAGCAATTATGGCAAGAGTAAAAAAAATGCCGATGATTTTATTTAATGTTCCCGGAATGGTTCCACTTGTTCCCGGAAGTCAATCATATAAAGCAATTTATAACTTTGCCTTTGGACGGAATAGCATAGCATTGCATTATTTAGTTCAAGTTGGAATGATTGCTGGAGCAATTGCAATGGGCTTTTTCCTGGCTGAGTTGTTAACACGAATCTTTTTTAAAACTATAAAATTAAAATAA
- a CDS encoding threonine/serine exporter family protein → MTKANLVIDTVLLAGKIMIENGADMARVDDTLTRIAHNAGIQNPRIFETTTGLMMSIQGSENAQVEAIAKRRIDLERISRVNDASRAFQAHKITLDQMYEYLQQLDNTTRDFSPLMKIVAAAIIGGTLEVVYGGLWSDMIPTMIISGIGYLSFYVLSHLFHTQFASEFIAAVVIGMLGLFVTRMHWGTHMGMIITGGIMPLVPGVLLTNAVRDLLAGHILSGAARMIEGLITACALGMGIALVLRFS, encoded by the coding sequence TTGACCAAAGCTAATTTAGTTATTGATACAGTATTATTAGCTGGAAAAATTATGATTGAAAATGGTGCAGATATGGCTAGAGTTGATGATACATTGACTCGAATTGCACATAATGCTGGGATTCAAAATCCACGTATTTTTGAAACTACAACAGGATTAATGATGTCTATCCAAGGATCAGAAAATGCACAAGTAGAAGCGATTGCTAAAAGAAGGATAGACTTAGAACGAATCTCACGTGTAAATGATGCTTCTAGAGCATTTCAAGCACATAAGATCACTTTAGATCAAATGTATGAATACTTACAACAGTTAGATAATACTACAAGAGATTTTAGCCCGTTAATGAAAATTGTTGCAGCTGCAATAATTGGTGGGACTCTTGAAGTAGTATATGGTGGCTTATGGTCAGATATGATACCAACAATGATTATAAGTGGAATTGGCTATCTAAGTTTCTATGTTTTAAGTCATTTATTCCATACACAATTTGCAAGTGAGTTTATAGCTGCAGTTGTAATTGGTATGTTAGGATTATTTGTTACTCGTATGCATTGGGGAACCCATATGGGAATGATTATAACTGGTGGTATTATGCCATTGGTTCCAGGAGTACTTTTAACGAATGCCGTACGTGACTTATTGGCAGGCCATATTTTAAGTGGTGCTGCACGTATGATTGAAGGTCTAATTACGGCCTGTGCTCTAGGTATGGGAATTGCACTAGTATTACGGTTTAGCTAG
- a CDS encoding metal-dependent transcriptional regulator produces MTPKKEDYLKIIFELGGRKKKVSNKQIAVSLNIAAGSVTEMVRKLVREGLVHHEPYAGISLTSNGVRVAEELIRRHRLWETFLVTKLDYPLQDVHEDAEVLEHATSDKLMDHLDKFLGYPKRCPHGGIIPNKNGDYEEDSHDVLGDMPDGASVEVDRFIDNHDLLAYLAGVKLQLGDKITVISHKPFEGPIEIKVEDTGEIMEIGYKAAHYIFVK; encoded by the coding sequence ATGACACCTAAAAAAGAAGACTATTTAAAAATCATCTTTGAACTAGGCGGTCGTAAGAAAAAAGTTTCCAATAAGCAAATTGCAGTGAGTTTAAACATTGCTGCTGGATCAGTTACTGAAATGGTGCGTAAATTAGTTCGTGAAGGCTTAGTGCATCATGAACCTTACGCAGGAATTTCATTAACTTCAAACGGTGTACGAGTTGCTGAAGAATTAATTCGACGTCATCGTTTATGGGAAACTTTTTTAGTAACAAAGTTGGATTATCCATTACAAGATGTTCATGAGGATGCAGAAGTATTAGAACATGCTACAAGTGATAAGTTAATGGATCACTTAGACAAGTTTTTAGGATATCCTAAACGTTGTCCTCATGGTGGAATTATTCCAAATAAAAATGGTGATTATGAAGAAGATAGTCATGATGTATTAGGCGATATGCCTGACGGCGCTAGTGTCGAAGTTGATCGCTTTATTGATAACCATGATTTATTGGCTTATTTAGCTGGAGTAAAATTACAACTTGGAGATAAAATTACAGTTATTTCTCACAAACCATTCGAAGGGCCAATTGAAATTAAAGTTGAAGACACTGGAGAAATTATGGAAATTGGCTATAAAGCCGCACATTATATTTTTGTGAAATAA